The following proteins come from a genomic window of Halorussus halophilus:
- a CDS encoding ABC transporter permease, whose protein sequence is MIDRSALDRETIRYALAGAAGGLVVLVAIGGLIFPGSIAGIVLNRAVSQSTVSSALRLSVPIVFAALGGIFAEKSGVINIGLEGLLIIAAFVGVLATDMLGAGQALVSVVVPGLGTVPIGNIWLGFAAGILSSTLLALLFAVVCIEFKADQIIAGLAVWLIALGLAPFGAKVVYNRPNTPSVGTFDNWTVPLLSEIPYFGDVLFNASPTVFMMLFAVPISWYALFRTPFGRWVRASGENPKALDTAGVSVRRVRYSAVLLSGVLSGIGGAGLTLGTGTGNFVGGGTVNGRGFIAIVAYLFGNYNPFGAFGASMLFSTLDALQLRLHGLGVPSSLIQTIPYVTVIIVLALVGRTQIPEAAGEYYESGEE, encoded by the coding sequence ATGATCGACCGTAGCGCGCTCGACCGCGAGACGATTCGCTACGCGCTGGCCGGAGCGGCCGGTGGCTTAGTCGTCCTCGTCGCAATCGGCGGTCTCATCTTCCCCGGTTCCATCGCTGGCATCGTCCTCAACCGCGCGGTCAGCCAGAGTACGGTTAGCTCCGCGCTCCGACTCTCGGTGCCCATCGTCTTCGCGGCACTCGGTGGCATCTTCGCCGAGAAGAGCGGCGTCATCAACATCGGCCTCGAAGGCCTGTTGATAATCGCCGCGTTCGTCGGCGTGCTGGCCACCGACATGCTCGGTGCGGGCCAAGCACTCGTCAGTGTCGTCGTACCCGGTCTCGGAACAGTCCCAATCGGGAACATCTGGCTCGGGTTCGCGGCAGGCATCCTGTCGAGTACGCTCCTCGCACTGCTGTTCGCAGTCGTCTGCATCGAGTTCAAGGCCGACCAGATTATCGCCGGACTCGCCGTCTGGCTCATCGCGCTCGGTCTCGCGCCGTTCGGCGCGAAGGTCGTCTACAACCGACCGAACACCCCGAGCGTCGGCACCTTCGACAACTGGACGGTGCCGCTGCTCTCGGAGATTCCGTACTTCGGCGACGTGTTGTTCAACGCTTCGCCGACGGTGTTCATGATGCTGTTCGCGGTGCCGATATCGTGGTACGCGCTCTTCCGGACGCCGTTCGGTCGGTGGGTCCGCGCGAGCGGCGAGAACCCGAAGGCACTCGACACGGCGGGTGTGAGCGTCCGCCGAGTCCGATACTCGGCGGTCCTGCTCTCCGGTGTCCTCTCGGGCATCGGCGGCGCGGGACTCACCCTTGGGACCGGCACCGGCAACTTCGTCGGCGGCGGCACCGTCAACGGACGTGGCTTCATCGCCATCGTGGCGTACCTGTTTGGCAACTACAACCCGTTCGGTGCGTTCGGCGCGTCGATGCTGTTCTCGACGCTCGACGCGCTTCAGTTGCGTCTGCACGGGTTGGGCGTGCCGAGTTCGCTCATCCAGACGATTCCGTACGTCACCGTCATCATCGTCTTGGCGCTCGTGGGCCGCACCCAGATTCCGGAAGCGGCGGGCGAGTACTACGAATCGGGCGAGGAATGA
- a CDS encoding ABC transporter permease, with product MNGDSWRDVLRRFAGTSAAERLFISVAALALSIVVGAGVILAAGWMATCGAPATIDIPLFGATLSITLQAFGEPICYDPVNVYVTLFTGAFGDILSNPTNFSFSLTLKETTLLVFTGLSVAIAFRGGMFNIGTQGQLVLGALASALATVTVAPILPAGLVGSIVVIPFALLVGAIVGGLYGALPGALKAYADANEVITTIMLNFIATQVAFYLTKYHFQNPGSQVVQTRSVPGFAQLQPILFGEGSGFSLLALVLGLALAGGAWLLLERTSLGYDLRTSGLQPEAAEYGGVDADQTMVTSMALSGALAGIGGAVWVLMAIGSYQVGVPSYGFDGITVSILAGNNPLGVPIAALLFGVLKSGSLAVQFAGGVPQELSGVLRGLIILFVAMPEFFRMLGERLPSAESEQSAPVATDGGEGGDEE from the coding sequence ATGAACGGCGACTCGTGGCGCGACGTACTGCGACGATTCGCCGGGACCTCGGCGGCCGAGCGACTGTTCATCAGCGTCGCGGCGCTCGCGCTCTCTATCGTCGTCGGCGCGGGCGTCATCCTCGCGGCCGGGTGGATGGCGACCTGTGGCGCGCCAGCGACTATCGACATCCCGCTGTTCGGTGCGACGCTCTCGATTACGTTGCAGGCGTTCGGCGAACCAATCTGTTACGACCCCGTGAACGTCTACGTCACGCTGTTTACCGGCGCGTTCGGCGACATTCTGTCGAACCCCACGAACTTCAGCTTCAGTCTCACGCTGAAAGAGACGACGCTGCTCGTGTTCACCGGGCTCTCGGTCGCCATCGCGTTCCGCGGTGGGATGTTCAACATCGGGACGCAGGGTCAACTGGTACTCGGCGCGCTCGCGAGCGCGCTCGCTACTGTCACTGTTGCACCGATTCTCCCTGCGGGTCTCGTCGGTTCGATAGTCGTCATCCCGTTCGCACTGCTCGTCGGCGCTATCGTCGGCGGCCTCTACGGCGCGCTCCCCGGTGCGCTCAAGGCGTACGCCGACGCGAACGAGGTCATCACCACCATCATGCTCAACTTCATCGCTACGCAGGTAGCGTTCTACCTCACGAAGTACCACTTCCAGAACCCGGGGAGTCAGGTCGTCCAGACCAGGTCTGTCCCCGGATTCGCACAGTTGCAACCGATTCTCTTCGGCGAAGGCAGTGGCTTCTCGTTGCTCGCGCTCGTCCTCGGACTCGCGCTCGCGGGCGGCGCGTGGCTGTTGCTCGAACGCACGTCGCTCGGCTACGACCTGCGGACGAGCGGCCTGCAACCGGAAGCCGCGGAGTACGGTGGCGTCGATGCCGACCAGACGATGGTGACCAGCATGGCGCTGTCGGGCGCGCTCGCTGGCATCGGCGGTGCCGTCTGGGTGCTGATGGCCATCGGCAGCTATCAGGTCGGCGTGCCGTCGTACGGCTTCGACGGCATCACCGTCTCCATCCTCGCGGGTAACAACCCACTGGGCGTGCCGATTGCGGCACTGCTGTTCGGCGTGCTGAAGAGCGGGTCGCTGGCGGTGCAGTTCGCTGGGGGCGTTCCCCAAGAACTCTCTGGGGTCCTTCGGGGCCTCATCATCCTGTTCGTCGCCATGCCGGAGTTCTTCCGGATGCTCGGCGAGCGTCTTCCGAGTGCCGAAAGCGAGCAGTCTGCACCAGTTGCGACGGACGGCGGCGAAGGAGGTGACGAGGAATGA